A portion of the Bacillus sp. es.034 genome contains these proteins:
- a CDS encoding LacI family DNA-binding transcriptional regulator, translating into MVTIYDLAKRTGFSSTTVSKALNNYTDVSQKTKQKILDAAAEMGYLPNAHAQSLSTKKSWTIGVMFAEDNEVGLKHPFFSALIESFRKYVEREGYDLIFASRNLRNRDTSYLEHFLYRAVDGIVVICSDPHDPQVQDMINSHLPIVVIDMSNQNCSVVYSDNIEGGRLAVKYLHSLGHTRIAHISGDPSIDAGAQRIKGFTKGMEEQELAIQEGYLVNGGMFSIEEGKAAMEKLLAMETVPTAVFVAGDHMAIGAMEAIKEKGLRIPEDLSIIGYDDIEMASYLTPKLTTVRQDTDRIGACAGQLLMKQIIQKKKLLTTEVIPVELIIRESCTMVKKEKKK; encoded by the coding sequence ATGGTTACAATCTATGACTTAGCAAAACGCACTGGGTTCTCCAGTACGACCGTTTCAAAGGCTCTTAACAATTATACTGATGTGAGTCAAAAGACGAAGCAAAAAATCCTCGATGCAGCGGCTGAAATGGGTTATTTACCCAATGCCCATGCCCAGTCCCTTTCAACGAAGAAATCCTGGACGATCGGTGTCATGTTTGCAGAGGACAACGAGGTCGGATTGAAACATCCTTTCTTCAGCGCCCTTATTGAAAGTTTCCGCAAGTATGTGGAACGGGAAGGGTATGATTTGATTTTCGCATCAAGGAATCTGCGAAATAGGGATACCAGTTACCTGGAGCATTTCTTATATCGTGCAGTGGATGGAATCGTCGTGATCTGCTCAGATCCACACGACCCGCAGGTGCAGGATATGATCAATAGTCACCTGCCGATTGTCGTAATCGACATGAGCAATCAGAACTGCTCTGTTGTTTATTCCGATAATATTGAGGGTGGCAGATTGGCCGTCAAATATCTGCATTCGCTGGGCCATACCAGAATCGCTCATATTTCAGGAGATCCGTCGATTGATGCGGGAGCACAGCGGATCAAAGGCTTCACGAAGGGCATGGAAGAACAGGAACTGGCCATTCAAGAAGGCTACCTTGTCAATGGCGGTATGTTCTCGATTGAAGAAGGAAAAGCCGCAATGGAAAAGCTTCTCGCAATGGAAACAGTCCCAACAGCAGTCTTCGTTGCAGGTGATCACATGGCCATCGGTGCCATGGAAGCCATCAAAGAGAAGGGATTAAGGATTCCAGAGGATCTCTCCATCATCGGGTATGATGATATCGAAATGGCTTCCTATCTCACACCGAAGCTGACCACGGTCAGACAGGATACGGACCGGATCGGTGCTTGTGCGGGGCAACTCCTGATGAAACAGATCATCCAGAAGAAGAAGTTGTTAACTACAGAAGTCATCCCGGTGGAACTCATTATCAGGGAATCTTGTACAATGGTAAAAAAAGAAAAAAAGAAATAA